A stretch of the Alosa alosa isolate M-15738 ecotype Scorff River chromosome 16, AALO_Geno_1.1, whole genome shotgun sequence genome encodes the following:
- the myd88 gene encoding myeloid differentiation primary response protein MyD88 isoform X1: protein MASCSETSVDFYQIPLVALNHSVRKKLGLYLNPSSTVAEDWTNIAERMEFSYLEIKNYETCQNPTLKILEDWQARCPDTSVGKLLSIIEAAERMDIICDLKPVIEADCIKYLKKQKDPPVQVPEVHSSIRTPEPYSITMLDDPRGHSPEMFDAFICYCQSDFDFVYEMIKELEQTSHKLKLCVFDRDVLPGTCVWTITSELIEMRCRKMVVIISDDYLDSEACDFQTKFALSLSPGARTKRLIPVVYKPMKKPFPSILRFLTICDYNRPCTQAWFWSRLAKALSLP, encoded by the exons ATGGCATCTTGTAGTGAGACCAGCGTTGACTTCTACCAAATACCCTTAGTTGCTTTAAATCATAGTGTTAGGAAAAAGCTTGGACTCTACTTAAATCCGTCCAGCACTGTGGCAGAGGACTGGACTAATATCGCAGAGAGGATGGAGTTTTCGTACCTTGAAATTAAAAATTATGAAACGTGCCAAAATCCTACTCTGAAGATTTTGGAAGATTGGCAAGCGCGCTGCCCAGACACAAGCGTTGGAAAATTACTGTCGATAATCGAAGCTGCGGAAAGGATGGATATAATCTGTGATCTCAAACCAGTAATAG AGGCTGACTGCATCAAGTATCTGAAGAAGCAAAAGGACCCTCCAGTCCAGGTCCCAGAGGTGCATAGCTCTATCAGAACCCCAGAGCCTTATAGCATCACCATGCTTGACGATCCGAGGG GTCACTCTCCTGAGATGTTTGATGCCTTCATCTGCTACTGCCAGAGCGATTTTGACTTTGTCTACGAGATGATCAAGGAGCTGGAACAAACGTCCCACAAGCTGAAGCTGTGCGTGTTTGACAGAGATGTCCTGCCTGGAACGTGTGTGTGGACCATCACCAGTGAACTCATTGAGATGAG GTGCCGAAAGATGGTGGTCATTATTTCCGATGACTACCTGGACAGTGAGGCTTGTGATTTCCAGACAAAGTTTGCTCTTAGCCTCTCTCCAG GTGCTCGCACCAAACGACTCATTCCAGTGGTCTACAAGCCAATGAAAAAGCCATTTCCAAGCATTCTACGGTTCCTGACGATCTGTGACTACAACCGGCCCTGCACGCAGGCTTGGTTTTGGAGTCGGCTGGCTAAGGCCTTGTCTCTGCCCTGA
- the myd88 gene encoding myeloid differentiation primary response protein MyD88 isoform X2: MASCSETSVDFYQIPLVALNHSVRKKLGLYLNPSSTVAEDWTNIAERMEFSYLEIKNYETCQNPTLKILEDWQARCPDTSVGKLLSIIEAAERMDIICDLKPVIEADCIKYLKKQKDPPVQVPEVHSSIRTPEPYSITMLDDPRGHSPEMFDAFICYCQSDFDFVYEMIKELEQTSHKLKLCVFDRDVLPGTCVWTITSELIEMRQVMHCHTGCRKMVVIISDDYLDSEACDFQTKFALSLSPGARTKRLIPVVYKPMKKPFPSILRFLTICDYNRPCTQAWFWSRLAKALSLP; this comes from the exons ATGGCATCTTGTAGTGAGACCAGCGTTGACTTCTACCAAATACCCTTAGTTGCTTTAAATCATAGTGTTAGGAAAAAGCTTGGACTCTACTTAAATCCGTCCAGCACTGTGGCAGAGGACTGGACTAATATCGCAGAGAGGATGGAGTTTTCGTACCTTGAAATTAAAAATTATGAAACGTGCCAAAATCCTACTCTGAAGATTTTGGAAGATTGGCAAGCGCGCTGCCCAGACACAAGCGTTGGAAAATTACTGTCGATAATCGAAGCTGCGGAAAGGATGGATATAATCTGTGATCTCAAACCAGTAATAG AGGCTGACTGCATCAAGTATCTGAAGAAGCAAAAGGACCCTCCAGTCCAGGTCCCAGAGGTGCATAGCTCTATCAGAACCCCAGAGCCTTATAGCATCACCATGCTTGACGATCCGAGGG GTCACTCTCCTGAGATGTTTGATGCCTTCATCTGCTACTGCCAGAGCGATTTTGACTTTGTCTACGAGATGATCAAGGAGCTGGAACAAACGTCCCACAAGCTGAAGCTGTGCGTGTTTGACAGAGATGTCCTGCCTGGAACGTGTGTGTGGACCATCACCAGTGAACTCATTGAGATGAGGCAAGTTATGCATTGTCACACAG GGTGCCGAAAGATGGTGGTCATTATTTCCGATGACTACCTGGACAGTGAGGCTTGTGATTTCCAGACAAAGTTTGCTCTTAGCCTCTCTCCAG GTGCTCGCACCAAACGACTCATTCCAGTGGTCTACAAGCCAATGAAAAAGCCATTTCCAAGCATTCTACGGTTCCTGACGATCTGTGACTACAACCGGCCCTGCACGCAGGCTTGGTTTTGGAGTCGGCTGGCTAAGGCCTTGTCTCTGCCCTGA